The following proteins are encoded in a genomic region of Brachypodium distachyon strain Bd21 chromosome 1, Brachypodium_distachyon_v3.0, whole genome shotgun sequence:
- the LOC100826706 gene encoding uncharacterized protein LOC100826706 codes for LIAAVVVSHCLCFVSPVGRRRQRQAARLVLWGGETRPAEPGCTAWEAVASNLQGATANATHVVVLCRADGFRLGRPAPVLAASDRLEPGRTYVLLPADRLPARGRGAVTAASPSALSYHGKGSSSSPSLAGGARSPFEYVKDGVDGRTAIKVAEEFVLKAVTAGRGSSSRQGEYGRRSGRQLIIYSTPELRRQYEQLVGAARWSPRLETIEERKARPRVVDIVGVSPRRLLSPVRLLRSMGHGRVTE; via the coding sequence CTTATTGCGGCTGTGGTGGTGTCTCACTGTCTCTGCTTCGTCAGCCCCGTGGGAAGGCGTCGGCAGCGGCAAGCGGCGCGGCTGGTGCTCTGGGGCGGCGAGACACGGCCGGCCGAGCCCGGGTGCACGGCTTGGGAAGCCGTCGCATCGAACCTGCAGGGCGCCACCGCCAATGCCACCCATGTTGTTGTTCTCTGCCGGGCCGACGGGTTCCGCCTGGGCCGCCCGGCACCGGTGCTGGCGGCGTCCGACCGGCTCGAGCCCGGCCGCACGTACGTCCTCCTGCCGGCCGACCGGCTGCCCGCGCGCGGCCGGGGCGCGGTCACCGCGGCTTCGCCCTCCGCGCTCTCGTACCACGGCAAGggctcgtcttcttctccgtcgCTGGCCGGGGGCGCAAGGAGTCCGTTCGAGTATGTCAAGGACGGCGTGGACGGGCGCACGGCGATCAAGGTCGCGGAGGAGTTCGTCCTGAAGGCCGTCACGGCCGGGAGggggagcagcagccggcAGGGTGAATATGGTCGTCGTTCTGGCCGGCAGCTGATAATTTACAGCACGCCGGAGCTGAGGAGGCAGTACGAGCAGCTGGTCGGGGCGGCGAGGTGGTCGCCGCGGCTGGAGACGATCGAGGAGCGGAAGGCAAGGCCGAGGGTGGTCGACATCGTCGGGGTCAGCCCCCGTAGACTGTTGTCGCCGGTGAGGCTGCTCCGATCCATGGGGCACGGGAGAGTGACTGAGTGA
- the LOC100828164 gene encoding ankyrin repeat domain-containing protein 2A, with translation MGVESAQPTPAAAAAEQAQDLIDAARYDELEDVVTLFSAGVPLDSADSQGRTALHMSAANGHLAVVEYLIQNGANVNCTNLEKNTSLHWACLNGHIEVIKALICAGATVSALNSHEKTPMDEAVAHGKMEVIDAIGAAVAQAELNGVTVS, from the exons ATGGGCGTCGAGTCGGCGCAGCCAacccccgccgcggcggcggccgagcagGCCCAGGATCTCATCGAC GCCGCGAGGTACGACGAGCTGGAAGACGTGGTCACGCTCTTCTCCGCCGGAGTTCCCCTCGATTCCGCAGATTCGCAGGGCCGAACAG CTCTTCATATGTCTGCTGCCAATGGGCATCTTGCTGTGGTGGAATACTTGATTCAAAATGGAGCG AACGTGAATTGTACAAATTTGGAGAAGAATACGTCTCTGCACTGGGCATGCCTCAATGGACATATAGAG GTAATCAAGGCGTTGATATGTGCTGGGGCTACTGTAAGTGCACTGAACAG CCATGAGAAAACCCCTATGGACGAAGCGGTGGCCCATGGAAAGATGGAAGTGATCGACGCGATCGGCGCAGCAGTAGCTCAAGCAGAGCTCAATGGCGTCACCGTCTCCTAA
- the LOC100827857 gene encoding N-acylneuraminate-9-phosphatase, producing the protein MTMAAARLRSATAVAAAARVVGCGEGTRRMLGTAAAAEVAEAGGARWEPMGAREYYDYRRAIYGDITHKAILVDAAGTLLAPTEPMAQVYRTLGEKYGVKYSEEEILMRYRQAYAQPWGRSRLRYVDDGRPFWQHIVSSSTGCSDLQYFEELYCYYTTEKAWQLIDPDAKYVFEALRRAGVRTAVVSNFDTRLRPLLQALKCDHWFDAVAVSAEVAAEKPNPTIFLKACELLGVKPEEAVHIGDDRRNDLWGARDAGCDAWLWGSDVHSFKEVAERIGVKVGMGNSM; encoded by the exons ATGACAATGGCGGCTGCGCGGCTGCGCTCGGCTACcgcggtggcagcggcggcgcgggtcgtgGGCTGCGGCGAGGGGACAAGGAGGATgctcgggacggcggcggcggcggaggtcgcGGAGGCGGGGGGCGCGAGGTGGGAGCCGATGGGCGCGCGGGAGTACTACGACTACCGGAGGGCCATCTACGGCGACATCACCCATAAGGCCATCctcgtcgacgccgccggcaccCTCCTCGCCCCGACCGAGCCCATGGCGCAG GTGTACAGAACACTCGGCGAGAAGTATGGAGTTAAGTACTCGGAGGAAGAGATCTTGATGAGGTATCGGCAGGCTTATGCCCAACCATGGGGTAGATCACGGCTTAG GTATGTTGATGATGGAAGACCCTTTTGGCAACACATAGTTAGTTCTTCTACAGGCTGCTCGGATTTACAATACTTTGAGGAACTTTATTGTTACTATACAACTGAAAAG GCATGGCAGCTCATTGACCCTGATGCTAAATACGTTTTTGAAGCACTGAGAAGGGCTGGTGTGAGAACAGCTGTTGTATCCAACTTTGACACCCGTCTTCGGCCACTTTTACAGGCCCTGAAATGTGATCACTGGTTTGATGCTGTTGCTGTATCTGCTGAG GTTGCAGCAGAAAAGCCAAATCCAACAATATTCTTGAAGGCCTGCGAGTTGTTGGGCGTGAAACCTGAAGAGGCTGTGCATATTGGCGACGACCGTAGGAATGATTTATGGGGAGCTAGGGACGCAGGCTGCGATGCCTGGCTTTGGGGCAGTGATGTTCACTCTTTCAAGGAG GTCGCGGAGAGGATCGGAGTTAAGGTGGGAATGGGCAACTCTATGTGA